In one Meles meles chromosome 17, mMelMel3.1 paternal haplotype, whole genome shotgun sequence genomic region, the following are encoded:
- the FMO4 gene encoding dimethylaniline monooxygenase [N-oxide-forming] 4 isoform X4, which translates to MAKRVAVIGAGVSGLSSIKCCLDEDLEPTCFERTNDIGGLWKFTETSKDEMTRVYRSLVTNVCKEMSCYSDFPFQEDYPNFMNQGKFWDYLQEFAEHFDLLKYIRFRTTVCSVTKRPDFSETGQWDVVTETEGKQERAVFDAVMVCTGLYLNPRLPLESFPGIHKFKGQILHSQEYKSPEGIQGKRVLVIGLGNTAGDVAVELSRTAAQVLLSTRTGAWVLHRYSDGGYPFNMVITRRCLNFMTQVLPSPVLNWIQERQLNKRFNHENYGLSITKGKKPKYIVNDELPTCILCGTVTMKTSVKEFTETSALFEDGTVEENIDIVIFATGYTFSFPFLEEPLKSLSTKKIFLYKWVFPSNLERATLALIGFISLKGSILAGTELQARWATRVFKGLCQIPPSQKLMAEATKKEQLIERRHFLR; encoded by the exons ATGGCCAAGCGAGTGGCAGTGATTGGAGCTGGTGTGAGTGGCCTGTCCTCCATCAAGTGCTGCTTGGATGAGGACCTGGAGCCCACCTGCTTTGAGAGAACTAACGACATCGGGGGACTATGGAAGTTTACT GAAACTTCTAAAGATGAGATGACCAGGGTCTACAGGTCATTAGTGACAAATGTCTGCAAAGAAATGTCATGTTATAGCGACTTCCCCTTTCAAGAAGATTATCCCAATTTCATGAACCAAGGAAAATTTTGGGATTATCTCCAAGAATTTGCTGAGCACTTTGACCTTCTGAAATACATTCGGTTTAGG accacagtgtGCAGTGTAACAAAGCGTCCAGACTTCTCTGAAACTGGCCAGTGGGATGTTgtcacagagacagaggggaagcaggaacGAGCTGTCTTTGATGCTGTCATGGTTTGCACTGGACTTTACCTGAATCCCCGTTTGCCCTTGGAGTCCTTTCCTG gTATTCATAAATTTAAAGGCCAGATCCTGCACAGTCAGGAGTATAAGAGCCCAGAAGGCATTCAAGGCAAGCGCGTGTTAGTGATCGGTCTTGGGAACACTGCTGGAGACGTGGCCGTGGAGCTGAGTCGGACAGCAGCGCAG GTACTTCTCAGTACCAGGACTGGTGCCTGGGTTCTCCACCGCTATTCAGATGGAGGCTACCCATTTAATATGGTGATTACAAGAAGATGCCTTAATTTTATGACACAAGTTCTGCCCTCACCTGTACTGAACTGGATTCAAGAGAGGCAACTGAATAAAAGATTTAACCATGAGAATTATGGATTAAGTATTACAAAGGg gaaaaaaccaaaatacaTTGTGAATGATGAACTGCCAACCTGTATCCTTTGTGGAACAGTCACCATGAAAACCAGCGTGAAGGAGTTTACAGAAACCTCTGCTCTCTTTGAAGACGGAACGGTGGAAGAAAACATCGATATTGTGATCTTCGCGACAggatacacattttcttttccctttctcgaAGAACCTCTTAAAAGCCTCAGTACAAAGAAGATATTCCTATATAAGTGGGTCTTTCCTTCAAACCTAGAGAGAGCAACGCTAGCTCTCATTGGCTTCATCAGCCTTAAAGGATCCATCTTAGCAGGCACGGAGCTCCAAGCACGCTGGGCCACGAGAGTATTCAAAG GACTCTGCCAGATACCTCCATCCCAGAAATTGATGGCCGAGGCTACTAAAAAGGAGCAGCTCATAGAAAG GAGACATTTTCTCAGATGA
- the LOC123928397 gene encoding 60S ribosomal protein L37a-like, whose protein sequence is MAKRTKKAGIVGNYGTRYGASLGKMVKKTEISQHAKYTCCFCGKTKTKRRAVGIWHCGSYKKTVAGGAWTYSTASASQ, encoded by the coding sequence ATGGCTAAACGCACCAAGAAGGCCGGAATCGTGGGCAACTACGGGACCCGTTATGGTGCCTCCCTCGGGAAGATGGTGAAGAAGACTGAGATAAGCCAGCACGCCAAGTACACTTGCTGCTTCTGTGGCAAAACCAAGACGAAAAGACGAGCTGTGGGGATCTGGCACTGTGGCTCCTACAAGAAAACCGTCGCTGGCGGCGCCTGGACCTACAGCACCGCTTCTGCCTCACAGTAG
- the FMO4 gene encoding dimethylaniline monooxygenase [N-oxide-forming] 4 isoform X3: MAKRVAVIGAGVSGLSSIKCCLDEDLEPTCFERTNDIGGLWKFTTTVCSVTKRPDFSETGQWDVVTETEGKQERAVFDAVMVCTGLYLNPRLPLESFPGIHKFKGQILHSQEYKSPEGIQGKRVLVIGLGNTAGDVAVELSRTAAQVLLSTRTGAWVLHRYSDGGYPFNMVITRRCLNFMTQVLPSPVLNWIQERQLNKRFNHENYGLSITKGKKPKYIVNDELPTCILCGTVTMKTSVKEFTETSALFEDGTVEENIDIVIFATGYTFSFPFLEEPLKSLSTKKIFLYKWVFPSNLERATLALIGFISLKGSILAGTELQARWATRVFKGLCQIPPSQKLMAEATKKEQLIERGVMKDTSEDKLEFIQYLDDLAACIGAKPSVPLLFLKDPRLAWEVFFGPCSPYQYRLMGPGKWDGARNAILTQWDRTLKPLKTRILPDSTKPASMSHYLKVWGAPILLASLVLICKPSPFLKSVRDNLQDRISPYLIRIW; the protein is encoded by the exons ATGGCCAAGCGAGTGGCAGTGATTGGAGCTGGTGTGAGTGGCCTGTCCTCCATCAAGTGCTGCTTGGATGAGGACCTGGAGCCCACCTGCTTTGAGAGAACTAACGACATCGGGGGACTATGGAAGTTTACT accacagtgtGCAGTGTAACAAAGCGTCCAGACTTCTCTGAAACTGGCCAGTGGGATGTTgtcacagagacagaggggaagcaggaacGAGCTGTCTTTGATGCTGTCATGGTTTGCACTGGACTTTACCTGAATCCCCGTTTGCCCTTGGAGTCCTTTCCTG gTATTCATAAATTTAAAGGCCAGATCCTGCACAGTCAGGAGTATAAGAGCCCAGAAGGCATTCAAGGCAAGCGCGTGTTAGTGATCGGTCTTGGGAACACTGCTGGAGACGTGGCCGTGGAGCTGAGTCGGACAGCAGCGCAG GTACTTCTCAGTACCAGGACTGGTGCCTGGGTTCTCCACCGCTATTCAGATGGAGGCTACCCATTTAATATGGTGATTACAAGAAGATGCCTTAATTTTATGACACAAGTTCTGCCCTCACCTGTACTGAACTGGATTCAAGAGAGGCAACTGAATAAAAGATTTAACCATGAGAATTATGGATTAAGTATTACAAAGGg gaaaaaaccaaaatacaTTGTGAATGATGAACTGCCAACCTGTATCCTTTGTGGAACAGTCACCATGAAAACCAGCGTGAAGGAGTTTACAGAAACCTCTGCTCTCTTTGAAGACGGAACGGTGGAAGAAAACATCGATATTGTGATCTTCGCGACAggatacacattttcttttccctttctcgaAGAACCTCTTAAAAGCCTCAGTACAAAGAAGATATTCCTATATAAGTGGGTCTTTCCTTCAAACCTAGAGAGAGCAACGCTAGCTCTCATTGGCTTCATCAGCCTTAAAGGATCCATCTTAGCAGGCACGGAGCTCCAAGCACGCTGGGCCACGAGAGTATTCAAAG GACTCTGCCAGATACCTCCATCCCAGAAATTGATGGCCGAGGCTACTAAAAAGGAGCAGCTCATAGAAAG GGGTGTGATGAAAGACACCAGTGAAGACAAACTTGAGTTCATTCAGTACCTGGATGACCTTGCCGCATGCATAGGCGCCAAGCCCAGTGTCCCTCTTCTGTTCCTCAAGGATCCCAGACTAGCTTGGGAAGTTTTCTTTGGACCATGCAGTCCTTACCAATACCGCCTCATGGGCCCTGGAAAATGGGATGGAGCCAGAAATGCCATATTGACCCAGTGGGACAGGACACTGAAACCCTTAAAAACTCGAATTCTTCCTGATTCCACCAAGCCTGCCTCCATGTCACATTATTTAAAAGTTTGGGGGGCACCTATCCTCCTTGCCTCTCTTGTACTGATCTGTAAACCTTCACCTTTTTTGAAATCAGTACGAGATAATCTACAGGATAGAATTTCCCCTTACCTAATACGTATTTGGTGA
- the FMO4 gene encoding dimethylaniline monooxygenase [N-oxide-forming] 4 isoform X1, translated as MAKRVAVIGAGVSGLSSIKCCLDEDLEPTCFERTNDIGGLWKFTETSKDEMTRVYRSLVTNVCKEMSCYSDFPFQEDYPNFMNQGKFWDYLQEFAEHFDLLKYIRFRTTVCSVTKRPDFSETGQWDVVTETEGKQERAVFDAVMVCTGLYLNPRLPLESFPGIHKFKGQILHSQEYKSPEGIQGKRVLVIGLGNTAGDVAVELSRTAAQVLLSTRTGAWVLHRYSDGGYPFNMVITRRCLNFMTQVLPSPVLNWIQERQLNKRFNHENYGLSITKGKKPKYIVNDELPTCILCGTVTMKTSVKEFTETSALFEDGTVEENIDIVIFATGYTFSFPFLEEPLKSLSTKKIFLYKWVFPSNLERATLALIGFISLKGSILAGTELQARWATRVFKGLCQIPPSQKLMAEATKKEQLIERGVMKDTSEDKLEFIQYLDDLAACIGAKPSVPLLFLKDPRLAWEVFFGPCSPYQYRLMGPGKWDGARNAILTQWDRTLKPLKTRILPDSTKPASMSHYLKVWGAPILLASLVLICKPSPFLKSVRDNLQDRISPYLIRIW; from the exons ATGGCCAAGCGAGTGGCAGTGATTGGAGCTGGTGTGAGTGGCCTGTCCTCCATCAAGTGCTGCTTGGATGAGGACCTGGAGCCCACCTGCTTTGAGAGAACTAACGACATCGGGGGACTATGGAAGTTTACT GAAACTTCTAAAGATGAGATGACCAGGGTCTACAGGTCATTAGTGACAAATGTCTGCAAAGAAATGTCATGTTATAGCGACTTCCCCTTTCAAGAAGATTATCCCAATTTCATGAACCAAGGAAAATTTTGGGATTATCTCCAAGAATTTGCTGAGCACTTTGACCTTCTGAAATACATTCGGTTTAGG accacagtgtGCAGTGTAACAAAGCGTCCAGACTTCTCTGAAACTGGCCAGTGGGATGTTgtcacagagacagaggggaagcaggaacGAGCTGTCTTTGATGCTGTCATGGTTTGCACTGGACTTTACCTGAATCCCCGTTTGCCCTTGGAGTCCTTTCCTG gTATTCATAAATTTAAAGGCCAGATCCTGCACAGTCAGGAGTATAAGAGCCCAGAAGGCATTCAAGGCAAGCGCGTGTTAGTGATCGGTCTTGGGAACACTGCTGGAGACGTGGCCGTGGAGCTGAGTCGGACAGCAGCGCAG GTACTTCTCAGTACCAGGACTGGTGCCTGGGTTCTCCACCGCTATTCAGATGGAGGCTACCCATTTAATATGGTGATTACAAGAAGATGCCTTAATTTTATGACACAAGTTCTGCCCTCACCTGTACTGAACTGGATTCAAGAGAGGCAACTGAATAAAAGATTTAACCATGAGAATTATGGATTAAGTATTACAAAGGg gaaaaaaccaaaatacaTTGTGAATGATGAACTGCCAACCTGTATCCTTTGTGGAACAGTCACCATGAAAACCAGCGTGAAGGAGTTTACAGAAACCTCTGCTCTCTTTGAAGACGGAACGGTGGAAGAAAACATCGATATTGTGATCTTCGCGACAggatacacattttcttttccctttctcgaAGAACCTCTTAAAAGCCTCAGTACAAAGAAGATATTCCTATATAAGTGGGTCTTTCCTTCAAACCTAGAGAGAGCAACGCTAGCTCTCATTGGCTTCATCAGCCTTAAAGGATCCATCTTAGCAGGCACGGAGCTCCAAGCACGCTGGGCCACGAGAGTATTCAAAG GACTCTGCCAGATACCTCCATCCCAGAAATTGATGGCCGAGGCTACTAAAAAGGAGCAGCTCATAGAAAG GGGTGTGATGAAAGACACCAGTGAAGACAAACTTGAGTTCATTCAGTACCTGGATGACCTTGCCGCATGCATAGGCGCCAAGCCCAGTGTCCCTCTTCTGTTCCTCAAGGATCCCAGACTAGCTTGGGAAGTTTTCTTTGGACCATGCAGTCCTTACCAATACCGCCTCATGGGCCCTGGAAAATGGGATGGAGCCAGAAATGCCATATTGACCCAGTGGGACAGGACACTGAAACCCTTAAAAACTCGAATTCTTCCTGATTCCACCAAGCCTGCCTCCATGTCACATTATTTAAAAGTTTGGGGGGCACCTATCCTCCTTGCCTCTCTTGTACTGATCTGTAAACCTTCACCTTTTTTGAAATCAGTACGAGATAATCTACAGGATAGAATTTCCCCTTACCTAATACGTATTTGGTGA
- the FMO4 gene encoding dimethylaniline monooxygenase [N-oxide-forming] 4 isoform X2, giving the protein MTRVYRSLVTNVCKEMSCYSDFPFQEDYPNFMNQGKFWDYLQEFAEHFDLLKYIRFRTTVCSVTKRPDFSETGQWDVVTETEGKQERAVFDAVMVCTGLYLNPRLPLESFPGIHKFKGQILHSQEYKSPEGIQGKRVLVIGLGNTAGDVAVELSRTAAQVLLSTRTGAWVLHRYSDGGYPFNMVITRRCLNFMTQVLPSPVLNWIQERQLNKRFNHENYGLSITKGKKPKYIVNDELPTCILCGTVTMKTSVKEFTETSALFEDGTVEENIDIVIFATGYTFSFPFLEEPLKSLSTKKIFLYKWVFPSNLERATLALIGFISLKGSILAGTELQARWATRVFKGLCQIPPSQKLMAEATKKEQLIERGVMKDTSEDKLEFIQYLDDLAACIGAKPSVPLLFLKDPRLAWEVFFGPCSPYQYRLMGPGKWDGARNAILTQWDRTLKPLKTRILPDSTKPASMSHYLKVWGAPILLASLVLICKPSPFLKSVRDNLQDRISPYLIRIW; this is encoded by the exons ATGACCAGGGTCTACAGGTCATTAGTGACAAATGTCTGCAAAGAAATGTCATGTTATAGCGACTTCCCCTTTCAAGAAGATTATCCCAATTTCATGAACCAAGGAAAATTTTGGGATTATCTCCAAGAATTTGCTGAGCACTTTGACCTTCTGAAATACATTCGGTTTAGG accacagtgtGCAGTGTAACAAAGCGTCCAGACTTCTCTGAAACTGGCCAGTGGGATGTTgtcacagagacagaggggaagcaggaacGAGCTGTCTTTGATGCTGTCATGGTTTGCACTGGACTTTACCTGAATCCCCGTTTGCCCTTGGAGTCCTTTCCTG gTATTCATAAATTTAAAGGCCAGATCCTGCACAGTCAGGAGTATAAGAGCCCAGAAGGCATTCAAGGCAAGCGCGTGTTAGTGATCGGTCTTGGGAACACTGCTGGAGACGTGGCCGTGGAGCTGAGTCGGACAGCAGCGCAG GTACTTCTCAGTACCAGGACTGGTGCCTGGGTTCTCCACCGCTATTCAGATGGAGGCTACCCATTTAATATGGTGATTACAAGAAGATGCCTTAATTTTATGACACAAGTTCTGCCCTCACCTGTACTGAACTGGATTCAAGAGAGGCAACTGAATAAAAGATTTAACCATGAGAATTATGGATTAAGTATTACAAAGGg gaaaaaaccaaaatacaTTGTGAATGATGAACTGCCAACCTGTATCCTTTGTGGAACAGTCACCATGAAAACCAGCGTGAAGGAGTTTACAGAAACCTCTGCTCTCTTTGAAGACGGAACGGTGGAAGAAAACATCGATATTGTGATCTTCGCGACAggatacacattttcttttccctttctcgaAGAACCTCTTAAAAGCCTCAGTACAAAGAAGATATTCCTATATAAGTGGGTCTTTCCTTCAAACCTAGAGAGAGCAACGCTAGCTCTCATTGGCTTCATCAGCCTTAAAGGATCCATCTTAGCAGGCACGGAGCTCCAAGCACGCTGGGCCACGAGAGTATTCAAAG GACTCTGCCAGATACCTCCATCCCAGAAATTGATGGCCGAGGCTACTAAAAAGGAGCAGCTCATAGAAAG GGGTGTGATGAAAGACACCAGTGAAGACAAACTTGAGTTCATTCAGTACCTGGATGACCTTGCCGCATGCATAGGCGCCAAGCCCAGTGTCCCTCTTCTGTTCCTCAAGGATCCCAGACTAGCTTGGGAAGTTTTCTTTGGACCATGCAGTCCTTACCAATACCGCCTCATGGGCCCTGGAAAATGGGATGGAGCCAGAAATGCCATATTGACCCAGTGGGACAGGACACTGAAACCCTTAAAAACTCGAATTCTTCCTGATTCCACCAAGCCTGCCTCCATGTCACATTATTTAAAAGTTTGGGGGGCACCTATCCTCCTTGCCTCTCTTGTACTGATCTGTAAACCTTCACCTTTTTTGAAATCAGTACGAGATAATCTACAGGATAGAATTTCCCCTTACCTAATACGTATTTGGTGA